A stretch of the Vigna radiata var. radiata cultivar VC1973A chromosome 7, Vradiata_ver6, whole genome shotgun sequence genome encodes the following:
- the LOC111242102 gene encoding uncharacterized protein LOC111242102: MHIHTHILDSIFAVKYMDILDVVNDVCTNLDSIFYDSVDDESAESVEIGEVIFEKLVQVGSKLKLPIYLAEVQSGFSITESLLTEPVKPLLDISAVMPSHSEILDAIFVVDQIEMHDSSYSDFNALISDKMLDDMMDDSDFSLNEAALFDSSLMNIDFDFFVLADMTNIVTHPFKGSCRDIQPWGRQKMVLTLPKKHGSSKINNCDGCSKMICNLTAANKP; this comes from the exons ATGCATATACACACTCACATCTTGGATTCAATATTTGCTGTAAAATACATGGATATTCTTGATGTTGTTAATGATGTGTGTACTAATCTTGACAGCATTTTCTATGATAGCGTGGATGATGAATCTGCTGAATCTGTAGAGATTGGTGAGGTCATTTTTGAGAAGCTAGTACAGGTGGGTTCTAAACTTAAACTCCCTATCTATTTGGCTGAGGTGCAGAGCGGTTTTTCTATTACTGAGTCTTTGCTTACTGAACCTGTGAAACCTCTACTTGATATTTCTGCTGTTATGCCTAGTCATTCTGAGATTTTGGATGCAATTTTTGTGGTAGACCAGATTGAAATGCACGATAGTAGTTATTCTGATTTTAATGCACTAATTTCTGATAAAATGCTTGATGATATGATGGATGACTCTGATTTCAGTCTGAATGAAGCTGCATTGTTTGATAGTTCACTGATGaacattgattttgatttttttgttttggctGACATGACTAACATTGTCACCCACCCATTCAAAGGAAGCTGTAGAGACATACAACCTTGGGGAAGGCAAAAGATGGTGTTAACACTGCCCAAAAAGCATGGAAGTAGCAAAATCAACAACTGTGACGGTTGCAGCAAGATGATTT GCAATCTAACAGCAGCCAACAAGCCATAG